A stretch of Carnobacterium iners DNA encodes these proteins:
- a CDS encoding acetamidase/formamidase family protein produces MKVTDSKMLYQIHQNNETIGWQHCVLFFAILCTKLLQNTPIFSFPYPRPINAPGLVTPVGSVERMPITEKLTIPLNLFFGVAGVLPARNGKVHSLHPFDFGGNIDNKNFIKGTSMYYKVQVDGAGVYVGDSHFSQGDGELSGTAIEGSLNGRIQIILHKGKKLFKNPILDSGEHWETHGYGHTLDLANRQAALEAVDFLTHRFKISRELAYSTLSVKGDFHVTQVSNGILGVHCKMLKEAYKNLEVNKESI; encoded by the coding sequence GTGAAAGTTACCGACTCAAAAATGCTTTATCAAATACATCAAAATAACGAAACTATCGGGTGGCAACATTGTGTACTTTTCTTTGCAATCTTGTGTACAAAACTATTGCAAAATACACCTATCTTTAGTTTTCCATATCCAAGACCAATAAATGCACCAGGACTTGTTACACCAGTAGGATCAGTTGAAAGAATGCCAATAACCGAGAAGCTAACGATACCATTAAATTTATTTTTTGGTGTTGCTGGAGTATTGCCTGCAAGAAATGGCAAAGTTCATTCGCTTCATCCTTTTGATTTTGGTGGAAATATTGACAACAAAAACTTTATTAAGGGTACTTCAATGTACTATAAAGTACAGGTAGATGGAGCTGGTGTTTACGTTGGAGATAGCCATTTTTCACAAGGAGATGGTGAACTTAGTGGGACAGCTATTGAAGGTAGTCTAAATGGTCGTATCCAGATTATTCTTCATAAAGGTAAAAAACTGTTTAAAAATCCAATTTTAGATTCGGGTGAGCATTGGGAGACTCATGGCTATGGTCATACCTTGGATTTAGCTAATAGACAAGCAGCATTAGAAGCTGTTGACTTTTTAACCCATCGTTTCAAAATTTCTAGAGAACTTGCGTATTCAACATTAAGCGTTAAAGGTGATTTTCATGTAACGCAAGTCTCTAATGGTATCCTAGGGGTTCATTGTAAGATGTTGAAAGAAGCCTATAAAAATTTAGAAGTAAATAAAGAATCTATTTAA
- a CDS encoding VOC family protein yields the protein MNEVKQFKGIHHVTAITSSAEKIYKFYTEVLGLRLVKKNVNQDDLSTYHLFFADDRGNPGTDMTFFDFNESAAHQKGTNDISRTSFRVPNDEALKYWEKRLTYYTVKQDNILTHFGKQVLYFEDFDKQQYAIFSDEKNTGIGSGEPWYKGPVPNEYAITGLGPIFLKVQFEEMMENALVKVMQMQKVASEHNFTLFEMGEGGNGASVIVEKDDTSQSARQGYGGVHHVAFRVEDKEHLDAWENRFNQLGLTNSGFIDRFYFKAVYIRLYPNILFELSTEGPGFIDDQEAYEVLGETLTLPPHLRNKREYVETQLPHFDTIRSTKNFEKEYFNQ from the coding sequence ATGAATGAAGTAAAACAATTTAAAGGTATCCACCATGTGACCGCAATAACGAGTAGTGCAGAAAAAATCTACAAATTCTATACAGAAGTCCTAGGCTTACGTTTGGTGAAAAAGAATGTAAATCAAGATGATCTTTCAACCTATCATTTATTTTTTGCTGATGATCGCGGCAACCCAGGAACCGATATGACTTTCTTTGACTTTAATGAAAGTGCTGCTCATCAAAAAGGGACAAATGACATTTCTAGAACGAGTTTTAGAGTGCCCAATGACGAGGCGTTGAAGTATTGGGAAAAAAGACTAACTTATTATACAGTTAAACAGGATAATATACTCACTCATTTTGGTAAACAAGTTCTTTATTTTGAAGATTTTGATAAACAACAATACGCTATTTTCTCAGATGAAAAAAATACAGGGATAGGTTCAGGAGAACCTTGGTATAAAGGGCCAGTACCAAATGAGTATGCGATCACTGGATTAGGTCCGATTTTCTTGAAAGTTCAATTTGAAGAAATGATGGAAAATGCTTTAGTCAAAGTTATGCAGATGCAAAAAGTAGCAAGTGAACACAATTTTACACTCTTTGAAATGGGTGAAGGTGGAAATGGTGCTTCAGTTATTGTGGAAAAAGATGATACATCACAAAGTGCGAGACAAGGCTATGGTGGAGTTCACCATGTAGCGTTTAGAGTGGAAGACAAAGAGCATCTTGATGCTTGGGAAAATCGATTTAATCAATTAGGTCTTACAAATTCTGGTTTTATTGATCGTTTTTATTTTAAAGCAGTCTACATTCGCTTATATCCCAATATATTATTTGAATTATCAACAGAAGGTCCTGGATTTATTGATGACCAAGAGGCTTATGAAGTTCTAGGTGAAACATTGACACTGCCGCCTCACTTGAGAAATAAACGAGAATATGTTGAAACCCAATTACCACATTTTGATACAATAAGAAGTACCAAAAATTTTGAAAAGGAATATTTTAATCAATGA
- a CDS encoding polyphosphate polymerase domain-containing protein, whose amino-acid sequence MADKTLRVSRVELKHQINYFQYLSLSHKLANVLVADKHNGVMGYTIRSLYFDDFADSDFYEKLAGIENRKKIRLRVYSLNAKQAKLEIKRKFGDSQEKKTVLIDKADAEELIKQNYEVLRKYDSETAQSIYLIMKLNRLRPVVLIEYRRKAFIHQMNNIRVTLDNDIRSNEIDFGLFDEKVIMIPTDDYDTNILEVKYNNFIFKYITDIFSPLDLERQSYSKYMVSRRIFERYMG is encoded by the coding sequence ATGGCTGATAAAACGCTAAGGGTTTCTAGAGTAGAGTTAAAGCATCAAATAAATTACTTTCAGTATCTTTCACTTTCTCATAAGCTGGCAAATGTTTTGGTTGCAGATAAGCATAATGGTGTTATGGGTTATACAATTAGATCTCTTTATTTTGATGATTTTGCAGACAGTGATTTTTATGAGAAACTTGCTGGAATTGAAAATCGTAAAAAAATCAGATTGAGAGTTTATAGTCTAAATGCCAAGCAAGCAAAGCTTGAAATAAAAAGAAAATTTGGCGATAGTCAAGAGAAAAAAACGGTATTAATAGATAAAGCTGACGCAGAAGAGCTAATTAAGCAAAATTATGAAGTACTCAGAAAATATGATTCTGAAACAGCACAATCAATTTATCTCATTATGAAATTAAATAGGCTTAGACCGGTTGTTCTAATAGAATACAGGAGAAAAGCCTTTATTCATCAGATGAATAACATAAGAGTGACTCTTGATAATGATATTAGATCAAATGAGATTGATTTTGGATTGTTTGATGAAAAAGTTATTATGATACCAACGGATGATTATGATACAAATATTTTAGAAGTAAAATACAATAATTTTATATTCAAATATATTACCGATATATTTTCACCTCTTGATTTAGAGAGACAATCTTATAGTAAATATATGGTCTCGCGAAGAATATTTGAAAGATATATGGGATAA
- the istB gene encoding IS21-like element helper ATPase IstB, translating into MNNQLDDLCKSLHLTHVARQVNEIKDESKEAFIISLLQHEVNCRETVKIERFQKSAKFPSQKSLDQYEWHQHIKLPTAETRSELESCAFIPRAENVVLVGSPGTGKTHLAIGIGRKACEIGYETRFLRVSDLVIELEKHWRNHTLELFKKRFDKVKCIILDEMGYVPFTKDGSELLFQLISDWYETKSVIITSNLEFSQWNRVFVDPRLTAALVDRLIHHAHILSFTGESYRLKNALSNTSK; encoded by the coding sequence ATGAATAATCAATTGGACGATTTATGTAAGTCATTGCATCTTACTCATGTGGCAAGACAGGTAAACGAAATAAAGGATGAGTCAAAAGAAGCGTTTATAATAAGCCTACTTCAACACGAAGTAAACTGTAGAGAAACAGTGAAAATTGAACGATTCCAAAAAAGTGCTAAATTCCCTTCGCAAAAGTCTCTAGATCAATACGAGTGGCATCAACACATAAAACTGCCTACGGCAGAAACGCGTAGTGAGTTAGAGTCATGTGCATTTATCCCTAGAGCGGAAAATGTTGTTTTGGTTGGTTCTCCTGGAACTGGAAAAACTCATCTAGCAATTGGTATTGGTCGTAAAGCTTGTGAAATTGGTTATGAAACGAGGTTTCTACGGGTATCTGATCTTGTGATAGAACTGGAAAAACATTGGCGTAATCATACACTGGAACTGTTTAAGAAAAGATTTGATAAAGTGAAATGTATCATTCTTGATGAGATGGGTTATGTACCGTTTACTAAAGATGGCTCTGAACTCTTATTTCAGCTCATCAGTGATTGGTATGAAACAAAAAGCGTCATCATCACATCAAACCTTGAATTCAGCCAATGGAATCGCGTATTCGTTGACCCTAGGTTAACAGCTGCCTTAGTGGATCGTTTGATCCATCATGCACATATTTTAAGTTTTACTGGTGAAAGTTACCGACTCAAAAATGCTTTATCAAATACATCAAAATAA
- a CDS encoding acetamidase/formamidase family protein has protein sequence MTKIHELKATVETVKWGYYDNSWKPVLTIESGDFVDIEALNHQSGDAPDLLFDEAIKEIYDVVPRDMGDHIITGPIYVKDAEPDDIIEMKIIETKPRMNYGSNVIANWGNLSNSFNREESIFIYEVDPEQGITYPIVCGRIKVQNSAA, from the coding sequence ATGACTAAGATACATGAATTAAAAGCAACAGTCGAGACAGTGAAATGGGGATATTACGATAATTCTTGGAAGCCTGTGTTAACGATTGAATCAGGGGACTTCGTTGATATTGAAGCATTGAATCATCAGTCTGGAGATGCACCAGATTTATTATTTGACGAGGCTATCAAAGAAATTTACGATGTTGTACCTAGAGATATGGGAGATCATATTATAACTGGGCCAATCTATGTTAAAGATGCTGAGCCTGATGATATTATTGAAATGAAGATTATCGAAACAAAACCTAGAATGAACTATGGATCAAATGTTATAGCGAATTGGGGTAATTTATCCAATAGTTTTAATCGTGAAGAATCTATCTTTATTTACGAAGTGGATCCAGAACAAGGAATAACTTATCCTATTGTTTGTGGCAGAATAAAAGTACAGAACTCTGCAGCGTAA
- the istA gene encoding IS21 family transposase, with amino-acid sequence MLTMTDINTIKNLRNNHGHSVNKIRKDLKINWRTAKKYADGDQVPSETIRLKKGMMYEEKWGDIVSSWLAEDARLTKKKRRTNTQFHKELKEIGFNGSYRTVCMFVQEWHVTHVDGGVDNGFERLEHPPADAQLDFGTMEVEHKGEFKDVKALVMTFPYSNAGFAVALPSENQECLLIGMKQLFVQAGGVPKNIRIDNMSTAVKKTKSKFEKAQLTDGFQQFANHYGFNTQVCNPRSGNEKGSVENKVGYVRYNFFPTAPRMIDYKSLNKDLYTQLIKDRNRQHYEKNSLIEELWTDEAQALWALPETDYPVRRELIVTTNKYNEILLDNTKTHISRARNHSLLTAYLTWDKYKIVSGNGEIIGEGDRPYMGNSRRIPWEIIMKDWRRKLSTIHYSRYWKYLPGRIQHYLNTDDLHMLYDRVSEISSLLAHNDMATINERFFELIGKQAEDSDPYQVSWSAYDKLTKRAN; translated from the coding sequence ATGCTGACAATGACTGATATTAATACTATCAAAAATTTGCGAAATAATCACGGACATTCGGTAAATAAAATTCGAAAAGATTTAAAAATTAATTGGAGAACAGCTAAAAAATATGCTGATGGTGATCAAGTACCATCAGAAACGATTCGTTTAAAAAAAGGAATGATGTATGAAGAAAAATGGGGAGATATTGTAAGTTCTTGGTTGGCAGAGGATGCCAGATTGACGAAGAAAAAACGACGGACGAATACCCAATTCCATAAGGAATTAAAGGAAATCGGTTTTAATGGTTCTTATCGTACCGTTTGTATGTTTGTTCAAGAATGGCATGTGACCCACGTTGATGGTGGTGTGGATAATGGATTTGAACGGTTAGAGCACCCTCCTGCCGATGCGCAGTTGGATTTTGGAACCATGGAAGTGGAACACAAAGGTGAGTTTAAAGATGTTAAAGCACTTGTTATGACCTTTCCATACAGTAATGCAGGATTTGCAGTAGCTCTTCCATCCGAAAATCAAGAGTGTTTGCTTATTGGAATGAAACAACTTTTTGTGCAAGCTGGCGGTGTTCCAAAAAATATCCGCATTGATAATATGTCAACGGCTGTAAAGAAGACGAAATCAAAGTTCGAAAAAGCCCAGTTGACCGATGGTTTTCAACAGTTTGCCAATCATTATGGATTTAACACACAAGTTTGTAATCCAAGGAGTGGGAATGAAAAAGGAAGCGTAGAAAATAAGGTTGGTTATGTGCGCTATAACTTCTTCCCAACTGCTCCTAGAATGATTGATTACAAATCATTGAACAAAGACCTTTATACTCAGCTGATTAAAGATAGAAATCGCCAACATTATGAAAAGAACTCACTAATAGAAGAGTTATGGACAGATGAAGCACAAGCCCTTTGGGCACTTCCTGAAACAGATTATCCAGTAAGAAGAGAACTAATTGTTACTACGAATAAGTATAACGAAATTCTATTGGATAATACAAAAACCCATATTTCGCGTGCGAGAAATCACTCCTTACTCACTGCTTATCTGACATGGGATAAGTATAAAATTGTTTCTGGAAATGGTGAAATCATTGGTGAAGGGGATCGTCCGTATATGGGCAATTCTCGTAGAATCCCTTGGGAAATAATTATGAAAGATTGGCGCCGAAAATTGAGTACTATTCATTATTCAAGATATTGGAAATATTTGCCTGGTAGAATCCAACATTACTTAAATACAGATGATTTGCACATGCTTTACGACAGAGTCTCAGAAATTTCAAGCTTGCTGGCACACAATGACATGGCAACCATTAATGAACGATTCTTTGAACTTATTGGGAAACAAGCTGAAGACTCTGATCCGTATCAAGTTAGCTGGTCTGCTTACGACAAACTTACAAAGAGGGCAAACTAA
- a CDS encoding DUF4956 domain-containing protein codes for MREVLYNLLYENSTTVSPIFVIQNMSVALVLALIVCITYKITYSGVSYSKKFNTSLLMMSLITTMVMSILGSSLALSLGMVGALSIVRFRTAVKDPRDTTYIFWAISIGLGAGSSNYYIIIIGTIFVAIITVIGDITFKGKEVYLVIVRGDLTSLEEVRSALFNTYKAGKLRAETITDDYAEIVYQVMLKDNSSIGEYEKIKKIEGVYFVNMVSKDGETLG; via the coding sequence GTGAGAGAAGTTCTTTATAATTTATTATATGAAAATTCAACAACTGTTTCACCGATATTTGTGATTCAAAATATGAGCGTAGCTCTCGTATTAGCACTTATAGTATGTATAACCTACAAGATAACATATAGCGGCGTGTCTTATAGTAAAAAATTTAATACATCCTTACTAATGATGAGTCTGATAACGACTATGGTTATGAGTATATTAGGTAGTAGTCTAGCCTTATCTTTAGGGATGGTTGGGGCTTTATCTATAGTAAGGTTCCGTACGGCTGTCAAAGATCCAAGAGATACAACGTATATATTTTGGGCTATTTCTATTGGTTTAGGAGCTGGATCATCTAACTATTACATTATTATAATTGGAACGATATTTGTTGCAATTATTACTGTAATAGGCGATATAACCTTCAAAGGAAAAGAAGTGTATTTAGTCATTGTAAGAGGAGATTTAACTAGTCTAGAAGAGGTAAGATCTGCTTTATTTAATACTTATAAAGCTGGCAAACTTAGAGCTGAAACAATAACCGATGACTATGCCGAGATTGTTTATCAAGTCATGCTAAAAGATAACAGTTCTATTGGCGAATATGAAAAAATTAAAAAAATAGAAGGTGTATATTTCGTGAATATGGTTTCTAAAGATGGTGAAACTTTAGGATGA
- a CDS encoding glycosyltransferase family 2 protein has protein sequence MNIVDIIYAINVFFFFYMFLYALVFFATTIFSAFNLDDFFKRKNHMSQTVINNRANFIPISILVPAYNEEVTIVDSIKSLLNLDYPTYEIIIVNDGSKDKTVETVIETFNLKKVLKPYRRLVESNEALGIYEGGEKIKIILVDKENGGKSDALNMGINVSSFPTFLCVDADSMLQVDALQRIVEPFLEDDTTVAVGGNIKISNHVIIEEGKVLEVESPKKALVIFQMIEYLRVFLNSRISLNGINGNLIISGAFGLYNKQAIVNIGGYTNGLMGEDMEIVMKIHSFYKKNKIPYKTSYVPDAICWTQVPEDLNTLKRQRRRWHVGLGQSLKMHKYMFLNLKYGLVGMISFPYFLLFEYITPFLEVLGMVTITLSYLLGIINLNFFLFYLLIYMGYNIIVSMISIIIERYMFSATTSTRLTLKLIFYSIVESFGYRQMMSLFRIGNIFKRSHQWGEMTRKEGKKAEVDHSVEVPK, from the coding sequence ATGAATATAGTTGATATTATCTATGCGATTAACGTATTTTTCTTTTTTTATATGTTTCTGTATGCATTAGTATTCTTTGCAACGACAATATTTTCAGCATTCAACTTAGATGATTTTTTTAAAAGGAAAAACCATATGAGCCAAACAGTCATAAATAATCGAGCTAACTTCATTCCGATATCTATTTTAGTTCCAGCGTATAATGAAGAAGTTACAATAGTAGACAGTATAAAATCTCTTTTAAACTTAGATTACCCGACATACGAGATTATTATTGTAAACGATGGTTCAAAAGATAAAACTGTAGAAACTGTAATTGAAACTTTTAACTTAAAAAAAGTTTTAAAACCTTATCGAAGATTAGTTGAATCTAATGAGGCCTTAGGAATATATGAAGGCGGAGAAAAAATTAAGATCATTTTAGTGGATAAAGAAAATGGTGGTAAATCGGACGCCCTTAATATGGGAATAAACGTAAGTTCGTTTCCGACATTTTTATGTGTAGATGCTGACTCAATGTTACAAGTTGACGCTCTTCAACGTATTGTAGAGCCGTTTCTAGAAGATGATACAACTGTTGCTGTTGGAGGAAACATAAAAATATCAAATCATGTAATCATAGAAGAAGGTAAGGTTTTGGAGGTAGAGAGTCCGAAAAAAGCTTTGGTTATCTTCCAAATGATAGAATATCTTAGAGTGTTTTTAAATTCTAGAATATCTTTAAATGGCATAAATGGGAATTTAATCATTTCTGGTGCCTTTGGTTTGTATAACAAACAGGCGATAGTAAATATTGGTGGATACACAAATGGACTTATGGGGGAAGATATGGAAATTGTAATGAAAATCCATTCTTTCTATAAAAAAAACAAAATCCCATATAAGACTTCTTATGTTCCAGATGCTATTTGTTGGACACAAGTACCAGAAGACTTAAACACGCTTAAAAGACAAAGAAGAAGATGGCATGTAGGTCTTGGACAGAGCCTAAAAATGCATAAATATATGTTCTTGAATCTTAAGTATGGATTAGTCGGAATGATATCATTCCCTTACTTCCTTTTATTTGAATATATAACACCTTTTTTAGAGGTGCTAGGCATGGTAACCATTACCTTATCTTACCTGCTTGGAATTATAAATTTGAATTTCTTTTTGTTTTATTTACTGATCTATATGGGTTATAATATTATTGTTTCTATGATTTCTATAATTATAGAAAGATATATGTTTAGTGCTACTACTAGCACAAGGCTTACTCTAAAACTTATTTTTTATAGTATCGTAGAATCTTTTGGGTATAGACAAATGATGTCTCTTTTTAGAATTGGAAATATATTTAAACGAAGCCACCAATGGGGAGAAATGACCCGTAAAGAAGGGAAAAAAGCAGAAGTTGACCATAGCGTAGAAGTTCCAAAATAA
- a CDS encoding CotH kinase family protein — MKHTKIVKKKKKMVILLYLGLMIAGFFLVINLYLNPTNADNSVTEDSHSDFTELREEKKNNLPIMVIDTNGQVIESNLEKKEVEINGVEREVFQPSKKYQVSMKLYEPNLAGYTVVDKNATPTVESDLVINVRGQSSLRYKKKQYTIRLIDEYELENPQELLGMNIHDKWVLNGMYSDKSLIRNYLSYKMGRDTMEYAPDTRFVELYMKTTDEEINFQDDYMGVYLLTEKIERDENRIAIDKNNDKYKDISFIISRDKIKYEDTVLKSDWNMLEDDFIVDENNNIKARTVFTTTYPSKSNMTELYEQGIIDYINKFEYSLRASNFDDKREGFRKYVDVESFIDYAIINEITKNVDGGEVSAYFHKDIGGLLNAGPIWDFDQSLGNTLLEEMNEPTGFRMVNIIWYERLFQDEAFVKRYKTKYRQYRNTIWSDKNIDKLIDEAILELGLSADRNRRKWYIQDSKQDYEKEVEDIRVFLKERFSWMDENINLLNRIKENPIE, encoded by the coding sequence ATGAAGCATACAAAAATTGTTAAGAAAAAGAAAAAGATGGTTATCTTATTGTATTTGGGCCTAATGATAGCTGGTTTTTTTTTAGTTATCAATTTGTACCTAAATCCAACTAATGCAGATAATAGTGTTACAGAAGACAGCCATTCTGATTTTACTGAATTGAGAGAAGAGAAGAAAAACAATTTGCCTATCATGGTAATAGATACAAATGGCCAAGTAATAGAGTCCAATCTTGAAAAAAAAGAAGTGGAAATAAATGGAGTAGAAAGAGAAGTCTTTCAGCCTTCTAAAAAATACCAAGTGAGTATGAAATTATATGAACCCAATTTAGCTGGTTATACGGTTGTAGATAAGAATGCCACGCCAACAGTTGAATCAGATTTAGTTATAAATGTGAGAGGACAATCGTCTTTAAGGTATAAGAAAAAACAATATACAATTAGGTTAATAGATGAGTACGAACTAGAAAACCCTCAAGAATTATTAGGAATGAATATTCATGATAAGTGGGTTTTAAATGGTATGTATAGCGATAAAAGTCTAATTAGAAACTATTTATCTTACAAAATGGGGAGAGATACTATGGAATACGCTCCTGATACAAGATTTGTTGAACTCTATATGAAAACTACTGACGAAGAGATAAACTTTCAAGATGATTATATGGGAGTCTATCTGTTAACTGAAAAAATCGAACGAGATGAAAATAGAATTGCTATCGATAAGAATAATGATAAATACAAAGATATCAGTTTTATTATTTCAAGAGATAAAATAAAGTATGAAGATACTGTATTAAAAAGCGATTGGAACATGTTAGAAGATGATTTTATAGTAGATGAAAATAATAATATTAAAGCGAGGACCGTTTTTACGACAACGTATCCTAGCAAGAGCAACATGACTGAATTGTATGAACAAGGGATAATAGATTATATTAATAAGTTTGAATATTCTTTGAGAGCTAGCAATTTTGATGATAAAAGAGAAGGATTTAGAAAATATGTAGATGTTGAATCATTTATAGATTATGCCATTATAAATGAAATTACTAAAAACGTAGATGGTGGAGAAGTGAGTGCTTACTTTCACAAAGATATAGGCGGCCTTCTTAACGCAGGCCCTATCTGGGATTTTGATCAAAGTCTGGGTAATACTCTTTTGGAAGAAATGAATGAACCAACTGGTTTTCGTATGGTAAACATTATTTGGTATGAAAGACTATTTCAAGATGAAGCCTTTGTAAAGAGATATAAAACGAAATATAGACAATACAGAAACACAATCTGGTCAGATAAGAATATTGACAAATTGATTGACGAAGCGATACTTGAATTAGGGCTAAGTGCAGATAGAAATAGAAGGAAATGGTATATACAAGATTCTAAACAAGATTATGAGAAAGAAGTAGAGGACATAAGAGTTTTTCTGAAAGAAAGGTTTTCTTGGATGGATGAAAACATTAATCTTTTAAATAGAATCAAAGAAAATCCTATAGAATAG
- a CDS encoding ComEC/Rec2 family competence protein, with protein sequence MKSKIIKIGFLFFIGLLLFFLIRPLVSETPEKTKIVIFGLGKADSIYIESENETILIDAGLKSTKEELALKLKAVRVKRLDYLILTHPDKDHVGGASYILDGFEVGKLIQSNHFKDTKREARIQKVVDEKEIENVRLTEDLSFELGTLKVTIITPEENDYKGDNDHSLITLIEDGDLNYLFAGDAEEELLEETLKIDLPKIDLYKVAHHGRENPNSEKFIEKISPKLSVITNSKKDSEVEDLLEKQGSTVMYAFEKDIHLSSDGKEIEYK encoded by the coding sequence ATGAAATCAAAAATTATCAAAATTGGATTTTTGTTCTTTATTGGCTTGTTATTATTTTTCTTAATAAGACCTTTAGTTTCTGAGACACCAGAAAAAACAAAAATAGTTATTTTCGGTCTTGGAAAAGCAGACAGCATTTATATAGAAAGCGAAAATGAAACAATTTTAATTGATGCAGGGTTAAAGTCAACTAAAGAAGAATTAGCATTAAAGTTAAAAGCAGTAAGAGTGAAAAGATTAGATTATTTAATCTTAACTCATCCAGATAAAGATCATGTAGGTGGTGCGTCATATATCTTAGATGGATTTGAAGTTGGCAAACTCATTCAGTCCAATCATTTTAAAGATACTAAACGTGAGGCGCGAATCCAAAAAGTTGTAGATGAAAAAGAAATTGAAAATGTACGACTAACAGAAGACTTATCATTTGAGTTAGGCACCTTGAAAGTTACAATAATTACTCCAGAAGAAAATGACTATAAGGGGGATAACGACCATTCTTTAATCACTTTAATAGAAGATGGAGACTTGAATTACCTTTTTGCTGGAGATGCTGAAGAAGAATTATTAGAAGAAACGCTAAAAATTGATCTTCCTAAGATAGACTTATACAAAGTAGCTCATCATGGTAGAGAAAATCCTAACTCAGAAAAATTTATAGAGAAGATATCGCCCAAGCTATCGGTTATCACAAATTCTAAAAAGGATAGTGAGGTAGAAGATTTATTGGAAAAACAAGGCTCCACTGTTATGTATGCGTTTGAAAAAGATATCCATCTCTCTAGTGATGGAAAAGAAATAGAATATAAATAG
- a CDS encoding HEAT repeat domain-containing protein, translating into MTVYTAYFSFIVFVLLLLLINSYFLISLNIEKRKYNEIEKRKEGIKESLINILENKATNKIEEINKLKDCFNRKTDIQAFHKAVKECYEDNLYKDELSHLLEEIVNINKIVKSGIVRKEYKESYALYLLSEFKMRNEETGEFALSALDKNSLHVRNNALNVINKNNDVTIMMKAIELINSKKHYFNDKTIIDFLDNYDGDKDTLDNEIYLQMDRYNTNLKKNIISHFINTTNGTQKIKDKILNYLQQTNEKEIVISSTRYFNKIIDQRSKNSIVENIESEDWEVRAVSARVIRNYPSEQIIEKLKNTLTDVNYYVRYNSAESFLKLVDKKAVIEEAIKNEDRFARDILLYSMNTRGIITIEDYETLVIKNKEAENMKGSALI; encoded by the coding sequence ATGACTGTTTATACTGCATATTTTAGTTTTATCGTGTTTGTATTGCTACTGCTTTTAATAAACTCATATTTTTTAATCTCTTTGAATATTGAAAAAAGAAAATACAATGAAATAGAAAAGCGAAAAGAAGGAATTAAAGAATCGCTCATAAATATTCTTGAAAATAAAGCAACAAATAAAATAGAAGAAATAAATAAGCTTAAAGACTGTTTTAATAGAAAAACGGATATCCAAGCATTTCACAAAGCAGTTAAAGAATGCTATGAAGACAACCTCTATAAAGATGAGCTGTCACACTTATTGGAAGAAATTGTAAATATTAATAAGATAGTTAAAAGTGGAATTGTTAGAAAAGAATATAAAGAGAGCTATGCGCTATATTTACTTTCTGAATTTAAAATGAGAAATGAAGAAACTGGAGAGTTTGCTTTATCTGCTCTAGACAAAAATTCTTTGCATGTTAGAAACAATGCTTTGAACGTGATAAATAAAAACAACGATGTAACGATTATGATGAAAGCAATAGAATTAATTAATAGCAAAAAACATTATTTTAATGATAAGACAATTATAGATTTTTTAGATAATTATGATGGCGATAAGGACACGCTCGATAATGAAATATATCTACAAATGGATAGATATAACACAAATCTAAAAAAAAATATTATTAGTCATTTTATAAATACAACTAATGGAACTCAAAAGATAAAAGATAAAATATTAAATTATCTTCAACAAACAAATGAAAAAGAAATAGTCATTTCTAGTACCAGATATTTTAATAAGATCATAGATCAAAGATCCAAAAATAGCATAGTAGAAAATATAGAAAGCGAAGACTGGGAAGTAAGGGCAGTAAGCGCAAGAGTAATTCGCAACTATCCTAGTGAACAAATTATAGAAAAACTCAAAAACACACTTACAGATGTAAACTATTATGTTAGATACAATAGTGCAGAATCATTTTTAAAACTAGTAGATAAAAAAGCCGTTATAGAAGAGGCGATTAAAAATGAAGATCGATTTGCAAGAGATATATTATTGTACTCTATGAATACAAGAGGAATAATAACAATCGAAGACTATGAGACTCTAGTAATAAAAAATAAAGAGGCTGAAAATATGAAAGGAAGTGCTTTGATATGA